The genomic segment CCTCCGGCGCCCGTTCCGTTCGGCCTCACGACGTTGCCGTCGTCTTCGCGGCGCTTCGCCTCACCGCGGCGCCGACGGGTTCGGCCGGTCCGCCACGTTCTCGTCCACCCGCAGGTTGACGTCCCCCCACGTGCGGTCCGCGTCCAGCACGCCCTGCCACACGCGCACGTACGGGAGGCCGATGGCGTACGGCGGCTGGTCGAGCGAGAAGCCGGAGCCGCCCGCCACCCAGAACGGCGGGCTCTCGGCCCGCCCCGCCCGCTCGTACGCCGCCCGCGCCGCCGCGAAGAGCTGCGCCGCGTTGGCCTGGTGCGCGTAGGTGCCGGGAACGTAGGTGCCGTCGCGCAGCACCTCGCTCACCCAGGCGTCGTAGTACGCGAGCAGGCTGTCCGGCACCGTCCTCATCCGCTCCACGTCCAGGAAGACCACGCTCCCCGGCGCGAACCCCTCGCCCCGGGTCCGCGCGACGGCGTCCTGCGCGTCGGCGCGGCCGCGCTCGGGCGTCAGCAGCGTGCGCGAGCAGACGATCGGCCGGCCCGACGTGGTGTCCGGCGGCGGCGCGCCCTCGAACGCCTGCTGGCCCACGTACAGGATCGCGATCCCCCATCCCATCCCTTCCAGCGCCGCCCGCGTGCCGCTCCACGAAGCGTCGCGGTGGCAGGGCGCGGGGAGGTAGTAGCCGACCCAGCGGTACGGAGACGCCTGGCGCCAGGCGCGCATCGCGGCCTCGCCCGGGTAGACCTGCGCGTCAAAGCCCGGGTGGACGTTCGCGGCGCGCGGCGAGGGACCGCGCGGCGCCGTGGACGGGGCGCACGCGGCGGCGAGCATCAGAGGGAGGAGCAGGACCGGAAGACCGGGACGGCGCATGGCAAATCCTTCTTGCATCGGCGGTTGAGAGGTTCGGCTCGCGCGCTCCCCACGCGAGGACCGTACCGCCCACCGGGCCGCCCGCCGACCGTCCGCGTCCGACGCTTGCCCGCGGGCCGCCGCGCATCGATCTTCGCTGGGAGCTCTCACCGGTCCGTGCAGCCGCGTTCCTCCCCTCCGCGCGAACAGCCAGATGCCTCCCACCGCACGCGTCTTCGCCGCTCTCGTCGCGGGGCTCGCCCTCGGGGCCGTGGCGGCGGCGGGCGAGAGCTCCGCCCTGCTCGCGCTCGCCCGCGTGGCCGAGCCGGTGGGGACGCTGTGGGTCAACGGGATCCGGATGACCGTGGTGCCGCTCGTGGTCTCGCTCCTGGTCACCGGGATCGCCGCGGCGGGCTCGGGCTCGGCCGGGCGGGTCGGGGGGCGGACGCTGCTGCTCTTCGCCGCGCTGGTGGCCGCGTCGGCGGCGTTCGGCGCGCTGGCGGCGCCGCCGCTGGTGGGGCTGGTGCCGCTCGACGCGCAGGCCGCCGCGGCGCTGCGGGGGAGCGTTCCCGGCGGAGCGGCCGCCTCGGTGGAGCTGCCGCCGTTCCGGGACTGGCTCACCGGCCTGGTGCCGCCCAACCCGGTGCGGGCGGCGGCGGACGCGGCCATGCTCCCGCTCATCGTCTTCACCGCGGTGTTCGCCTTCGCGCTCACCCGCACGGCGGCCGAGCACCGGGACGCGCTCGTGCGCTTCTTCCGCGCGGTGGCCGAGGCCATGTTCGTGGTGGTGGGGTGGATCCTGCTGCTGGCGCCGCTCGGCGTGTTCTGCCTGGTGTTCCCGCTCGCCGCCCGCACGGGGGCGCAGCTCGCCGGCGCGGTGGGAGCCTTCCTCCTCGTCGTCTGCGGGCTGACGGTGGTCTCCATCGCGGCGCTGTACCCGCTGGCGGCGCTCGCGGGCGGGGTGCCGCTCCGGCGCTTCGCGCGGGCGGCCGCCCCCGCCCAGGCGGTGGCCTTCAGCACGCGCTCGTCGCTGGCCTCGCTCCCGGCGCTGGTGGAGGGCGCCGAGCGCCGGCTGGGGCTCCCCGCCCACGTCACCGGCCTGGTGCTGCCGGCCGCCGTCGCCGTCCTCAAGTTCGCCTCCCCGATCGTGCGCATCGCGGAGACGCTGTTCGTGGCGCGGCTCTACGGGATCGGGCTGGGCGCGGGAGAGCTGGCGGCGGTGGCGGCGGCGGTAGGTGCGCTCAGCTTCTACTCGCCCGGCATCCCCAGCGGCGGGCTCTTCGTGCTGGCGCCCGTCTACCTCGAGTTCGGCCTCCCCGTGGAGGGGATCGCGCTGCTGATCGCGCTGGACGTGATCCCCGACATGTTCCTGACCACCGCCAACGTCACCGCGGATCTGGCGGTCGCGGCGATCGTCGGGCGCGGCGCCGGTGCCGCGCGGGAGGAGCCGGCGGCCGAGACGCCCGGTCCCGCGGCCGCGTAGCCGACGCGGACCGCGAAAACTCCACCGCCCCGGAAGCCGAAGGCCTCCGAGGCGGTACTCTTCATCGCGGGGGGCGCTCGAGCGCTTCCGGCGGCCGCGATGACGGGCCGGGGACCGACAGCTCGGCCCGCCCGATCTCCACCGGTTTCCGAGGCTTCTTCTTCTCCGGCGGCGTCTGGAAGAGCGTGGCCAGCTTCGCCCTCCCCGGCAGCCGCTCGTCGGAGAGCGCCTCCAGGAAGTCGGAGAGGCGCTTGGAGACCATCACCGAGCCCAGGGTGAGCAGCGTCGTCGGCACCAGCACCAGCACGAAGTAGAGCAGGCGCACCGCCAGCGGCTCGTCGGCCGCCTCGATCAGGTTCATCCCCAGGAAGCCGGTGGTGACGGTGGCGATCAGGCCCACCGTGGTCACCACCGTCAGGCGCACCACCGTGTTGGCCTGCCGCCGGAGCGAGTCGCTGTCCAGGTACTGCGACATGTCCTGCACCTCGCGGCGCACCTCGTCGTACAGGTCCACGGTGTCCAGGTGGCGGCGCATGAGGGCGAAGAGCGAGCGCGCCGGGTCCTGGATCGACACCTCGTGGAACCAGTAGCGGTGGGTGAAGCGCAGGAAGACCTCGAACAAGATGCGGATCTCGCGCTTGAACACCTTGATGCTGGCCGGGTCGCGGATGTCCAGCCGGCTGATGGCGTTCACCAGCCGGTCGCGGAACATCAGCAGCGCCGCCTTGTGGAAGTGCGCGATCAGCCCCAGCAGGAAGTACTGGTGGCGGAACTGCCCCAGCACCCCGCGCTCCGGGTCGGTGAAGAACGGACGGCCCGCCTCGCCCACCACCAGGAAGGTGTAGCCGGTGCAGAGGAAGCGCGTGTTGGCGGCGCCCGGGTCGTCGAGCCCCCAGAACTGGTCGTGGGTGTAGTTGGCCTCGAAGCCGGCCAGGGCGCGCTCCGAGAACGGGAGCCGGTCCGGGCTCCCCGCCTTGGTGGCGAAGGCCAGGCGCGCGAAGTCGGCGCGGGTGAGAGAACGCGGCTCGTCGACGGCCAGGTACGCCATCACCGGCATGCGCAGGTACTCGAGCTGGCGGCAGCGCAGCATCCCCGGCCGCTCCGAGGCGTCCATCACCATCGGCGAGATCAGGTACGTCCAGTCGGCCGAGATGGCGGCGGCGCGGTTGCGGCGCACGAACGACAGGTAGCGGTCCCGGTCCTCGTAGTCCGAGGCGGCAAGCACCTCCCCGCCGCCCGAGAGCCACTCCACCTTGGCCAGGCAGTTGCCGCCGCGGCCGTCCGCCTCCCAGAACGCCGGGTACGAGCGCCCGAAGCGGAAGAGGAGCTCCTGCGCCACCGGGAGCGGCAGGTCGTCGGCGTACGTCTCCACCGCCAGGACCACCACGTCCATGTCGTAGAAGAAGCAGAGGTCCACGTGCGCCACGGAGAGCTCCAGCGGCGGCGAGCCCACGTCCATGGCCACCCGCACGCGCTCGACGTCGCGCCGGCGGAAGACGCGGATGGGAGACTCGCCGTAGCCGCCGTCGCCGCCCTCGCCGTAGAGGAAGCGCTGCACGGCGGGGAGGAAGGTGATGAACTCGCTGTAGTGGCGCATCTGGAAGGCGGCCGGGTCGCCGCCGATCTCGTCGGCCACCTCGAACCAGGGGTCGTCGGGCCCGCCCTTCCCCAGGCTCTCCCAGTGGCGCTGGAACTGCCGCCGGTCCTCCAGTGGCACCAGCTGCAGCGGCCAGAGCAGGATCTGGCGGAAGTGCCGCACCGTGGCGGGTCCGCGCGTGGCGCCGGCGTCTACCGAATCCATCGGTTCTTTCTCCCGCGAGGGTGCCGCACGACGAGGCGCTTCGCGAGCGGCTGAAGCCGCCCGCTGGAACCACGGAAAGCCTCGCCAACCCGCGAGGCTTCAACCGCATGACCATTTCGCTCCGCGCCCGGTCTCCGTCGCGCGAAGCGCCGGGGTGTTCCCCTCTCCCGCAGTCTGGGAGAGGGGAGCGCGGCCCCTGGTCGTGAGGAACGAACGACCGGGGCCGCGCGGGGGAGGGAGCCCCGCCGCGCGTCCCACACGATGCTGCCGCAGCACGCGTCCGGCAACGCCCGCTCGTATGCGGGCAAACATCTTGAACGCGCAACGCTTTCCCGCTAAGCTTCTCGGACGCTCGCACGCGCACCACCCGCCGGCCCCTCCCGGGCCTTCCGCGCCGGGCGAAAAAGACGGACGTCCCCATCCTCCCAACGCAGGGGTGCTGAATGGGTCCCACCGACGTCACCGATCCGCGGTACTACCACAGGGTGGTCGACTGCCAGTGGGCGTGTCCCGCCCACACCAACGTCCCCGAGTACATCCGCCTGATCGCGCAGGGGCGCTACACCGAGGCGTACCTGCTCAACCGCGAGTCCAACGTCTTCCCCGGCATCCTCGGTCGCACCTGCGACCGCCCCTGCGAGCCCGCCTGCCGCCGCACCCGCGTGGACGGCAAGCCCGTCGCCATCTGCCGCCTCAAGCGCGTCGCCGCCGACCATCGCGGCGACGTCGGCGAGTACCTCCCGAAGCCGCCCGCCGTCAGGAACGGCCGCCGCATCGCGCTCGTCGGCTGCGGGCCGGCGTCGCTCACGGTGTGCAACGACCTGGTGCCGCTCGGCTACGAGTGCGTGATCTTCGAGAAGCTCGACCGCCCCGGCGGGCTCATGCGCACCAACATCCCCGCCTTCCGGCTCCCGCCGCGCGTGCTGGACGAGGAGATCGCCTACATCACCGACCTGGGCGTCGAGGTCCGCTACAGCACCCCCGTCACCTCCCTCAAGGCGCTGCTGGAGGAAGGGTGGGACGCCGTCTTCGTCGGCAGCGGCGCGCCGAAGGGGAAGGAGCTGGACGTCCCGGGGCGCTGGGACGACCCCGCCCACGTGCACATCGGCATCGAGTGGCTGGAGTCGATCCACTTCGGCCACGTGGACTCCGTCGGCAAGCGGGTGCTGATCATCGGCGTGGGCAACACGGCCATGGACTGCTGCCGCAGCTCCAAGCGCCTGGGCGCCACCGACGTCAAGGTGATGGCCCGGCGGTCCCGCCCCTACTTCAAGGCCTCGCCGTGGGAGCTGGAGGACGCCGAGGAGGAGGGGGTCGAGATCGTCGAGAACCACGCGCCGAAGTCGTTCATCGTGCAGGACGGCCGGCTGGTGGGGATGGAGTTCGAGCGGCTGCGCTGGTGGGAGGAGGGCGGGCGGCAGAGGAGCGAGGTGGTCGAGACCATCGTCTTCCCCTGCGACGACGTGGTGCTGGCGATCGGGCAGGAGAACGCCTTCCCCTGGATCGAGCGCGACATCGGCCTGCAGTTCGACCAGTGGGACATGCCCGTGGTCGACAAGGTCACCTTCCAGAGCACGCGGGACGGCGTCTTCTTCGGCGGCGACGCGGCGTGGGGGCCCGAGAACATCATCTGGGCGGTGGAGCACGGGCACCAGGCCGCCATCTCCATCCACAACCGCTGCGAGGGCGTCCCGCTCACCGAGCGCCCGCCGTGGGGGATGAACCTGGTGAGCACCAAGCTGGGGATGCACGCCTGGCGCTACAGCAACGACTACAGCCCCGAGCAGCGGACGAAGATGGTGCACGTGGGGCTGGAGACCCGCTTCGCCGCGCTGGACACCGAGGTGGAGCTGGGCTTCACGCCCGAGCAGGCCGCGCGCGAGGTGGAGCGCTGCCTGAACTGCGACGTGCAGACGCACTTCACGGCGGAGCTCTGCATCGAGTGCGACGCCTGCATCGACGTCTGCCCGGTGAGCTGCCTCACCATCACCTGGGACGGGCCCGAGGAGGAGGTGAAGGCGCGCCTCTCGGCTCCCGCGATGAACCCCGACCAGGCGCTCTACGCCAGCGCGCCGCTGCCGCAGACGGCGCGGCTGATGTACAAGGACGAGGACATCTGCCTGCACTGCGGCCTCTGCGCCGAGCGCTGCCCCACCGCCGCGTGGGACATGCGCCGGTTCGACCTGCTCATCCCCTACGCCGGGAGGCCCGCGTGCGCGGCCCACGTGTAGAGCGGCTCTTCCCCGAGGCCGGTCCGTCGGCCAACGGGAAGCCGCGCGCCGGCGAGCGGGTGAACGACTTCGCCTTCAAGGTCGCCACGGTCAACGGCACCGGCTCGGCGAGCGCCAACGGGCTCCTGCTGCAGACGATCTTCCGCATGGGGATCCCCGTCTCCGGCAAGAACGTCTTCCCCAGCAACATCCAGGGGCTGCCCACCTGGTACGAGATCCGGGTGAGCGGGGAGGGCTGGACCGCGCGCACGCCGGACTTCGACCTGATCGTGGCGATGAACCCCGCCACCTTCGAGCGCGACATCGCCGAGGTGCGCCCCGGCGGCTGGCTCCTGCACGACTCGTCCTGGCCGCTCGACACCGCGCTGCTGCGCCGCGACGTCGCCTTCCTGGGCGTCCCCCTGGGGCAGATGTGCATCGAGGCGTTCCAGGGGAGCCGCGAGCGCACGCTGATGAAGAACATCGCGTACGCGGGGGCGCTCGCCGCGCTCATCGACCTGGACGTGGAGGTGGTGAAGGGGATGATCCGCGAGCAGTTCGCCAGGAAGCCGAAGCTGATCGACTCCAACTTCCAGGCCCTGCACCTGGGCTACGACTACGCCCGCGCGCACTTCGACTGCCCGCTGCCGATCCGCCTGGAGCGGATGGACCTCACGCGCGGGCACGTGATGCTGGACGGCAACACGGCGGCCGCGCTCGGCTGCGTCTACGCCGGGGCCACGGTGGGCGCCTGGTACCCGATCACCCCCGCCACCTCGTTGATGGACGCCTTCGCGGGCTTCTGCGCGCGCTTCCGCGTGGACCCGGCGACGGGGCGGAGGCGCTACTGCATCGTGCAGGCGGAAGACGAGCTGGCGGCCGCGGGCGTGGTGGTCGGCGCCGGGTGGGCGGGGGCGCGCGCCTTCACCCCCACCGCGGGGCCGGGGATCTCGCTGATGAGCGAGTTCATCGGGCTGGCCTACTACGCCGAGGTCCCCGCCGTCTTCTTCGACGTGCAGCGCACCGGGCCCTCCACGGGGATGCCGACGCGCACGCAGCAGGGCGACCTGCTGTCGGTGGCCTACGCGAGCCACGGGGACACGAAGCACGTGGCGCTCTTCCCGGCGGACCCGGCGGAGTGCTTCGACTTCGCGGTGCGGGCGTTCGACCTGGCGGAGCGCTTCCAGACGCCGGTGTTCGTGGTGTCGGACCTGGACATCGGGATGAACGACTGGATGGTGCCGCGCCTGCAGTGGGACGACGCCTACCGGCCGGACCGCGGCAAGGTGCTGGACGCGGACGAGCTGGAGCGCGTCCAGAAGTTCAGCCGCTACCTGGACACGGACGGCGACGGGATCGCCGCTCGCTCGCTCCCGGGCGTGCACCCGAAGGGCGCGTACTTCACCCGCGGCTCGGGGCACGACCGCGACGCCGCCTACACCGAGGACGCCGCCGCGTACCAGGAGGTGGTCGACCGCATCGCGCGGAAGATCCAGGGCGCCGCGCGCGCGGTCCCGGCGCCGGAGGTGCGGCTGCGGGACGGGGCGGCGCTGGGGATCGTCTCCATCGGCGGCTGCCACCGGGCGG from the Longimicrobium sp. genome contains:
- a CDS encoding glycoside hydrolase domain-containing protein; its protein translation is MRRPGLPVLLLPLMLAAACAPSTAPRGPSPRAANVHPGFDAQVYPGEAAMRAWRQASPYRWVGYYLPAPCHRDASWSGTRAALEGMGWGIAILYVGQQAFEGAPPPDTTSGRPIVCSRTLLTPERGRADAQDAVARTRGEGFAPGSVVFLDVERMRTVPDSLLAYYDAWVSEVLRDGTYVPGTYAHQANAAQLFAAARAAYERAGRAESPPFWVAGGSGFSLDQPPYAIGLPYVRVWQGVLDADRTWGDVNLRVDENVADRPNPSAPR
- a CDS encoding cation:dicarboxylase symporter family transporter, with the protein product MPPTARVFAALVAGLALGAVAAAGESSALLALARVAEPVGTLWVNGIRMTVVPLVVSLLVTGIAAAGSGSAGRVGGRTLLLFAALVAASAAFGALAAPPLVGLVPLDAQAAAALRGSVPGGAAASVELPPFRDWLTGLVPPNPVRAAADAAMLPLIVFTAVFAFALTRTAAEHRDALVRFFRAVAEAMFVVVGWILLLAPLGVFCLVFPLAARTGAQLAGAVGAFLLVVCGLTVVSIAALYPLAALAGGVPLRRFARAAAPAQAVAFSTRSSLASLPALVEGAERRLGLPAHVTGLVLPAAVAVLKFASPIVRIAETLFVARLYGIGLGAGELAAVAAAVGALSFYSPGIPSGGLFVLAPVYLEFGLPVEGIALLIALDVIPDMFLTTANVTADLAVAAIVGRGAGAAREEPAAETPGPAAA
- a CDS encoding FAD-dependent oxidoreductase; protein product: MGPTDVTDPRYYHRVVDCQWACPAHTNVPEYIRLIAQGRYTEAYLLNRESNVFPGILGRTCDRPCEPACRRTRVDGKPVAICRLKRVAADHRGDVGEYLPKPPAVRNGRRIALVGCGPASLTVCNDLVPLGYECVIFEKLDRPGGLMRTNIPAFRLPPRVLDEEIAYITDLGVEVRYSTPVTSLKALLEEGWDAVFVGSGAPKGKELDVPGRWDDPAHVHIGIEWLESIHFGHVDSVGKRVLIIGVGNTAMDCCRSSKRLGATDVKVMARRSRPYFKASPWELEDAEEEGVEIVENHAPKSFIVQDGRLVGMEFERLRWWEEGGRQRSEVVETIVFPCDDVVLAIGQENAFPWIERDIGLQFDQWDMPVVDKVTFQSTRDGVFFGGDAAWGPENIIWAVEHGHQAAISIHNRCEGVPLTERPPWGMNLVSTKLGMHAWRYSNDYSPEQRTKMVHVGLETRFAALDTEVELGFTPEQAAREVERCLNCDVQTHFTAELCIECDACIDVCPVSCLTITWDGPEEEVKARLSAPAMNPDQALYASAPLPQTARLMYKDEDICLHCGLCAERCPTAAWDMRRFDLLIPYAGRPACAAHV
- a CDS encoding 2-oxoacid:acceptor oxidoreductase subunit alpha; amino-acid sequence: MRGPRVERLFPEAGPSANGKPRAGERVNDFAFKVATVNGTGSASANGLLLQTIFRMGIPVSGKNVFPSNIQGLPTWYEIRVSGEGWTARTPDFDLIVAMNPATFERDIAEVRPGGWLLHDSSWPLDTALLRRDVAFLGVPLGQMCIEAFQGSRERTLMKNIAYAGALAALIDLDVEVVKGMIREQFARKPKLIDSNFQALHLGYDYARAHFDCPLPIRLERMDLTRGHVMLDGNTAAALGCVYAGATVGAWYPITPATSLMDAFAGFCARFRVDPATGRRRYCIVQAEDELAAAGVVVGAGWAGARAFTPTAGPGISLMSEFIGLAYYAEVPAVFFDVQRTGPSTGMPTRTQQGDLLSVAYASHGDTKHVALFPADPAECFDFAVRAFDLAERFQTPVFVVSDLDIGMNDWMVPRLQWDDAYRPDRGKVLDADELERVQKFSRYLDTDGDGIAARSLPGVHPKGAYFTRGSGHDRDAAYTEDAAAYQEVVDRIARKIQGAARAVPAPEVRLRDGAALGIVSIGGCHRAVLEAVDRLAAEGVAADYLRIRGFPFDDSVAEFLARHERVFVVEQNRDGQLRALLMLETGTAGDRLLSVRDYGGVPLSARAVVDGVLSQLAPVPA